In Methanothermobacter sp., a genomic segment contains:
- a CDS encoding AAA family ATPase, whose protein sequence is MKFNNIVYDPQLSDKKFPVKASDPEREAKLVVLQPVGYPFVCNLMESPRIDAVNKELFEIYARDQWEGFSATEGSYLFDQKLLPDYAFKIIRAHPNGSKITRNTSIILLENEREEFHEVKSDITMDDVIGQEDAKIKCRIIMKYLEDPDRFRDWAPRNVLFHGSPGTGKTMLAKSLANELRVPLYLIKATSLIGEHVGDGARQIHELYELASKTAPSVIFIDEMDAIGLDRRFQSLRGDVSEVVNALLTEMDGINQNWGVVTIGATNNPELLDNAIRSRFEEEIEFKLPGDEERRMMLEKYIETMPLDVDFSLDKLVKLTKGMSGRDIKERVLKTALHRALADDSPRVEREHIEYALKKGDIKGEPRHMFA, encoded by the coding sequence GTGAAGTTCAATAACATAGTCTATGACCCCCAGCTATCAGATAAAAAGTTTCCTGTGAAGGCCTCTGATCCTGAAAGGGAGGCGAAACTTGTTGTTCTCCAGCCGGTTGGATACCCCTTCGTATGCAACCTGATGGAGTCCCCAAGGATAGACGCCGTTAACAAGGAGCTCTTTGAGATCTATGCAAGGGACCAGTGGGAGGGTTTCAGTGCAACTGAGGGTTCCTATCTATTCGACCAGAAACTGCTCCCTGACTATGCATTCAAAATAATAAGGGCCCACCCCAACGGTTCAAAGATTACCCGAAACACCTCCATCATACTGCTGGAGAACGAGAGGGAGGAGTTCCATGAGGTGAAAAGTGACATAACCATGGACGATGTTATCGGTCAGGAGGACGCCAAGATAAAGTGCAGGATAATAATGAAGTACCTTGAGGACCCCGACAGATTCAGGGACTGGGCGCCCAGAAACGTCCTCTTCCATGGAAGTCCAGGTACAGGCAAGACCATGCTTGCAAAGTCCCTTGCAAATGAACTCAGGGTTCCCCTCTACCTTATAAAGGCCACGAGTCTCATAGGTGAACATGTGGGTGACGGTGCAAGGCAGATACATGAACTCTATGAACTGGCATCAAAAACTGCCCCATCAGTTATATTCATAGATGAGATGGACGCAATTGGCCTCGACAGGAGATTCCAGTCCCTACGTGGGGACGTCTCAGAGGTGGTTAACGCACTGCTAACCGAGATGGATGGTATAAATCAGAACTGGGGTGTTGTAACCATAGGGGCAACCAATAACCCTGAACTTCTTGATAATGCTATAAGAAGCCGTTTTGAGGAGGAAATAGAGTTCAAGTTACCAGGGGATGAGGAACGGCGGATGATGCTTGAGAAATACATTGAGACCATGCCCCTGGATGTGGATTTCTCCCTGGACAAACTTGTTAAATTGACAAAGGGGATGTCCGGAAGGGACATAAAGGAGAGGGTTCTTAAAACAGCCCTCCACAGAGCACTGGCAGATGACAGTCCCCGGGTGGAGCGTGAACACATAGAATATGCCCTTAAAAAAGGGGATATAAAAGGCGAACCCAGACACATGTTCGCCTAG
- a CDS encoding deoxyribonuclease IV, which yields MIRVGPAGNPVGYRGSTVSVFKKIRAMGLDAYEYQATYGLRLKKENALKIGENSRKNDILVSMHGPYYINLSSSNEETIEKSIDRLFDCAVAGEWMGAYRIVFHPGFYGDLGRRGAFELCRKSLGELISRLESSKVKDFILAPETTGKRSQVGSLEEIISLSEEFDKVMPTVDFAHIHARGGGCIGGASDYRRILEEIEGRLGVEHLHCHFTGIEYTDAGERKHHTLSEGFGPPIKPLIEVLVEGGWDATIISETPRKDEDARRIKSLLEGYLSR from the coding sequence TTGATAAGGGTTGGTCCTGCAGGGAACCCTGTGGGTTACCGTGGCAGTACAGTCAGTGTTTTCAAGAAGATCAGGGCCATGGGACTTGACGCCTATGAGTACCAGGCAACCTATGGTCTCAGGTTGAAGAAGGAAAACGCCCTTAAGATAGGTGAAAATTCAAGGAAGAATGATATACTTGTCTCAATGCACGGCCCCTACTATATAAATCTTTCATCATCCAACGAGGAAACCATAGAGAAGTCAATTGACCGGCTCTTTGACTGTGCGGTTGCAGGGGAGTGGATGGGTGCCTACCGTATTGTATTCCACCCCGGCTTTTACGGTGACCTTGGGAGGAGAGGGGCCTTTGAGCTCTGCAGGAAGTCACTTGGAGAACTGATCTCAAGACTTGAAAGTTCCAAGGTCAAAGATTTTATCCTTGCACCTGAGACCACCGGCAAGAGGTCACAAGTGGGAAGTCTAGAGGAAATAATAAGTCTTTCAGAGGAATTTGATAAGGTCATGCCCACCGTGGACTTTGCACATATACATGCAAGGGGTGGTGGGTGTATAGGGGGCGCCAGTGATTACAGGAGAATACTTGAGGAGATTGAGGGAAGATTAGGAGTGGAGCACCTACACTGTCACTTCACAGGGATAGAGTACACAGACGCTGGAGAGAGAAAGCACCACACCCTATCTGAAGGCTTTGGTCCTCCTATTAAGCCCCTAATTGAGGTGCTGGTTGAGGGGGGATGGGATGCCACCATAATCTCTGAGACACCCAGAAAGGATGAGGATGCAAGAAGGATAAAGTCTCTCCTTGAGGGATACCTCAGCAGATAA
- a CDS encoding phosphorylating glyceraldehyde-3-phosphate dehydrogenase, whose amino-acid sequence MISVAINGYGTIGKRVADAVAAQDDMKVVGVSKTKPDFEARVAIEKGYDLYVSIPEREKLFDDAGIPVGGTVEDMLEEADIVVDATPEGIGAKNLELYREKGIKAIFQGGEKHDAIGLSFNSFTNYEESLGADYTRVVSCNTTGLCRTLKPIDDLCGIKKVRAVMVRRGADPVQVKKGPINAIVPNPPTVPSHHGPDLKTVMKGVNIHTVALLVPTTLMHQHNIMVELENPVDADEIKAKLDETTRVMLVRASEGLASTAEIMEYAKELGRSRNDLFEIPVWEESINVVEGELFYMQAVHQESDAVPESVDAIRALLELEEDNMKSIMKTNRAMGIL is encoded by the coding sequence ATGATATCTGTAGCCATTAACGGGTATGGGACAATAGGAAAGAGAGTCGCCGACGCTGTGGCTGCCCAGGACGACATGAAGGTAGTTGGTGTCAGCAAAACAAAACCTGATTTTGAGGCGAGGGTTGCAATTGAAAAGGGCTATGACCTCTATGTAAGCATCCCTGAACGTGAAAAGCTCTTTGATGACGCTGGAATCCCTGTGGGCGGTACCGTGGAGGATATGCTGGAGGAAGCAGACATCGTGGTTGATGCAACACCCGAGGGCATCGGTGCCAAGAACCTTGAACTGTACCGTGAAAAGGGGATAAAAGCCATATTCCAGGGTGGTGAAAAGCACGACGCCATTGGACTCTCCTTCAACTCCTTCACAAACTACGAAGAGTCACTGGGGGCCGACTACACAAGGGTTGTTTCCTGCAACACCACCGGCCTCTGCAGGACCCTGAAACCAATAGATGACCTCTGCGGAATAAAGAAGGTGAGGGCAGTGATGGTAAGAAGGGGTGCTGACCCTGTACAGGTGAAAAAGGGTCCAATAAACGCCATTGTACCGAACCCCCCAACGGTCCCCTCACACCACGGACCTGACCTCAAAACTGTCATGAAGGGCGTTAATATCCACACCGTCGCACTCCTTGTCCCAACAACACTGATGCACCAGCACAATATAATGGTGGAACTGGAGAACCCGGTGGACGCCGATGAGATAAAGGCTAAGCTGGACGAGACAACCAGGGTCATGCTTGTAAGGGCCTCAGAGGGCCTTGCATCAACCGCAGAGATAATGGAGTACGCCAAGGAGCTTGGAAGGTCAAGGAATGACCTCTTCGAGATACCCGTCTGGGAGGAGTCCATAAATGTTGTTGAAGGGGAACTATTCTACATGCAGGCGGTCCACCAGGAATCCGATGCCGTCCCCGAGAGCGTTGATGCAATAAGGGCCCTCCTTGAACTTGAAGAGGACAACATGAAGTCCATAATGAAGACCAACAGGGCCATGGGCATACTCTAA
- a CDS encoding DNA topoisomerase IV subunit A, translated as MNRREIAINKLKSLGDIILDDVARGKIPRIKVPSRGTSNIIYDEEKRHYILGDRYGTRSMGNVKQIKKIGQMLYTANFCKDLVAREKTATLRELYYISEGWEVDFADQQESNIVGEDLEVTLGMTREELGLMPEEDGASVYGALTVREGDIEINALRSGKSGYNISPTIDEVEFVDHDVERVIAVETMGMFHRLVQEKAYKKFDALIVGLKGQAARATRRFIKRVNEELNLPVYICNDGDPWGFHIAMVIISGSAKLAHVNHQLATPDAKFLGVTASDIINYDLPTDPLKDIDVVRLKELLNDPRYRDEFWKTEIKKMLKIGKKAEQQSFSKYGLEYVVDTYLPEKLEAVENQ; from the coding sequence ATGAATAGAAGGGAAATAGCCATTAACAAACTTAAAAGTCTTGGAGATATTATACTCGACGATGTAGCCCGTGGGAAGATCCCCAGGATAAAGGTTCCATCAAGGGGTACATCCAACATAATCTACGATGAAGAGAAGAGGCACTACATCCTGGGTGATCGCTACGGTACACGTTCCATGGGTAATGTGAAGCAGATAAAGAAGATAGGTCAGATGCTATACACCGCAAACTTCTGCAAAGACCTCGTGGCAAGGGAGAAGACCGCCACCCTAAGGGAGCTCTACTACATCTCAGAGGGCTGGGAGGTGGACTTTGCAGACCAGCAGGAATCCAACATAGTTGGAGAGGACCTTGAGGTTACCCTGGGAATGACCAGGGAGGAACTTGGTCTCATGCCAGAGGAGGACGGTGCATCTGTCTACGGTGCCCTGACGGTCCGTGAAGGTGACATAGAGATAAACGCCCTCAGATCTGGCAAATCAGGTTACAACATATCACCCACCATAGATGAGGTTGAATTCGTGGATCACGATGTTGAACGTGTCATCGCGGTGGAAACAATGGGTATGTTCCACCGTCTCGTGCAGGAGAAGGCCTACAAGAAGTTCGACGCCCTCATCGTTGGGCTTAAGGGCCAGGCCGCAAGGGCAACCAGAAGATTCATAAAGAGGGTCAACGAGGAACTGAACCTTCCAGTGTACATCTGTAACGACGGAGACCCATGGGGATTCCACATCGCCATGGTCATAATCTCAGGGAGTGCGAAGCTCGCCCACGTGAACCACCAGCTTGCAACCCCCGATGCAAAGTTCCTGGGGGTCACGGCAAGTGACATCATAAACTACGACCTCCCCACAGATCCCCTCAAGGACATCGATGTGGTGAGGCTCAAAGAACTCCTGAACGATCCAAGGTACAGGGATGAGTTCTGGAAGACCGAAATAAAGAAGATGCTGAAGATCGGTAAGAAGGCAGAACAGCAGTCCTTCTCGAAGTATGGTCTTGAGTACGTAGTTGACACTTATCTTCCAGAGAAGCTTGAAGCCGTGGAGAACCAGTAA
- the top6B gene encoding DNA topoisomerase VI subunit B has product MARQALDLFDEGFQELTPSEFFRKNKQMLGFTGKIRSLTIVFHELITNSFDAAEEAGILPEIKIDLKRIGKDHYILRHQDNGPGIPEKYIPKVFCTMFAGSKFRNIQSRGQQGLGCSGCVLLSQMTTGKPIKVISGTRENGELKGVKMTLKMDVKKNQGLILEKEEVEVEDTGVCIELHFKDVSYSLSEQGAYEYIRRTMIANPHAKIIFNDPTGNRYVFNRASDVIPPMPKEVLPHPWGVTADDLIFMAKHTNKRRFRSMLTSNLSRMSSKKIKELEELTGIDLNKRPKDMKWEEAEKIVEAFKKMKFMSPPTSGLIPIGEEQIEKGMKEILQPEFTATVTRKPKTYRGGIAFVVEAGIAYGGNSGRLVGDQRKAEIMRFANRVPLTFDAGSCAITEGVKSLDWRRYGIRDLENTPLTIFVNIVSTNVPYLSTGKQSVAPEPEILHEIRQATMIVARKLYKYLRKKKAAKEEAERAKVFEKYVPVIIKQAALLAEREAPDYRELLDTVTRRAKLEILGESLDE; this is encoded by the coding sequence TTGGCTAGGCAAGCTTTGGATCTCTTTGACGAAGGATTCCAGGAACTCACCCCCTCAGAATTCTTCAGGAAAAACAAGCAGATGCTGGGTTTTACAGGAAAAATAAGGTCACTGACGATAGTTTTTCATGAACTCATAACAAACAGTTTTGACGCCGCCGAAGAGGCGGGAATACTCCCTGAGATCAAAATAGACCTCAAAAGGATTGGTAAGGACCACTACATCCTCAGACACCAGGACAACGGCCCCGGGATACCTGAAAAGTACATCCCAAAGGTATTCTGTACCATGTTCGCCGGGTCCAAATTCAGAAACATCCAGTCCCGGGGGCAACAGGGACTTGGATGCAGTGGTTGCGTGCTATTATCACAGATGACCACAGGCAAACCCATAAAAGTCATATCAGGGACCAGGGAAAACGGTGAACTCAAAGGGGTCAAAATGACCCTCAAGATGGACGTTAAGAAGAACCAGGGCCTCATACTCGAAAAGGAGGAGGTGGAGGTTGAAGACACAGGGGTCTGCATAGAACTCCACTTCAAGGACGTCTCCTACTCACTCTCAGAGCAGGGAGCCTACGAATACATAAGAAGGACGATGATAGCCAACCCCCATGCAAAGATAATATTCAATGACCCCACAGGAAACCGCTACGTCTTCAACAGGGCATCAGACGTCATTCCACCAATGCCAAAGGAAGTCCTTCCACATCCATGGGGTGTCACAGCCGATGACCTCATATTCATGGCAAAGCACACCAACAAGAGACGGTTCAGAAGCATGCTTACAAGTAACCTCTCAAGGATGTCCTCCAAGAAGATAAAGGAACTGGAGGAACTCACAGGAATAGACCTCAACAAGCGCCCCAAGGACATGAAATGGGAAGAGGCCGAGAAGATAGTTGAGGCATTCAAGAAAATGAAGTTCATGTCACCACCAACCTCAGGCCTCATACCCATCGGGGAGGAGCAGATTGAGAAGGGTATGAAGGAGATACTCCAGCCAGAGTTCACCGCCACCGTGACAAGGAAACCCAAAACCTACCGTGGGGGTATAGCCTTTGTGGTTGAGGCTGGTATAGCCTACGGTGGAAACTCCGGTAGACTTGTCGGTGACCAGAGGAAGGCCGAGATAATGAGATTTGCCAACAGGGTCCCGTTAACCTTTGATGCCGGTAGCTGCGCAATAACCGAGGGTGTTAAGAGCCTTGACTGGAGGCGCTACGGTATAAGGGACCTTGAAAATACACCACTAACCATATTCGTGAACATTGTATCAACCAACGTCCCATACCTCTCAACAGGTAAGCAGAGCGTGGCCCCTGAACCTGAAATACTCCATGAAATCAGGCAGGCCACCATGATAGTTGCAAGAAAACTCTACAAGTACCTTAGGAAGAAGAAGGCCGCCAAAGAGGAGGCTGAAAGGGCCAAGGTATTTGAAAAATACGTTCCAGTGATCATAAAACAGGCGGCTCTCCTGGCAGAGAGGGAGGCACCTGATTACAGGGAACTCCTTGACACAGTTACAAGAAGGGCAAAACTTGAAATTCTGGGGGAATCACTCGATGAATAG